The Solidesulfovibrio sp. genomic interval CCCGCCATTTGGATTCGCGGGGCACCCCCACCCGGTCGAGCATGGCGCATACCGCCTCCGAGCACATCGATGCGGCCGCCTGCGGCCTTCCCCGTTCCACGTCCTTGTTCATGCGTCGGTTTTCCCCGGCTTTCCCTGCTTCGGATGCCGCCCCCGTGGAGGGACCGGACAAGGCCCGCGGTTGCGGCATCCGACTATCGAGGCTCTCCGCATTCTACACGCATGCAGCGTTGGGCGGAAGAAGAATTTCGCCCTTTTCCCTCCCCGGCCGCCGGTTGCCCGGCCGGCCGGCCCATGGTACAGCCTGGGCCGTCGCCCGGCGGGCGAACCGGAGGTGACATGGATCTGACCGCGACCAAACACGGCACCCTGACCCTGGTCACGGGGCTGCCCAAGGTGTTCGACTACACGATCTGCCCGGATTTCCAGCGCGCCCTGGCCCCGCACCTCGAATCCGGCCCCAAGGTCCTGCTGCTGGACCTCTCGGGCGTGGAGTTCATGGATTCCAGCGCCATCGGCAGCCTCATCACCGTGCGCAACCGCCTGCTGCCCGAAGGCGGCGGCGTGGCCCTGTGCGCCATCGGCGACGGCGTGGCCAAGGTCTTGCGCATCGCCGACCTCGGCAAG includes:
- a CDS encoding STAS domain-containing protein → MDLTATKHGTLTLVTGLPKVFDYTICPDFQRALAPHLESGPKVLLLDLSGVEFMDSSAIGSLITVRNRLLPEGGGVALCAIGDGVAKVLRIADLGKVFAIHGDAAAALAAYGA